A genomic window from Lycium barbarum isolate Lr01 chromosome 4, ASM1917538v2, whole genome shotgun sequence includes:
- the LOC132635554 gene encoding protein MOS2-like, whose product MKLSFSLSSKPSSNLRNQQPSSSTTFSANNSSSNPTEKEYVTEFDPSKAPSSSTKQTLIIPPKQNEWRPIKRMKNLDLPDSTATDQPLQFEIDNGGATAEPTVDGISYGLNVRQSENPNPNPNANSKQLIDPMLRQFKEDLKRLPDHNGIDEYTDMPVEGYGAALLKGYGWVEGRGIGRNAKEDVKVVEYKKWSAKEGIGFVPEVPKKKGEKCSVKVDNVEKKDRENGSTGLYVGKEVRVVRGKEMGLKGVVLEVKSGGDVVVLKVAKRDDEVKVKVRDVADLGSVEEERCLKKLKELKIREEKSDLDERRSRDEGTIERKKESKRSRDERSDDKVSWLASHIRVRIISKDLKRGRLYLKKGEIMDVVGPTSGDICMDETRELIQGVDQDLLETALPKRGGPVLVLYGRHKGVYGHLVEKDSENETGIVRDGDTKELLKVRLEQIAEYLGDPSYIGY is encoded by the coding sequence ATGAAGCTCTCATTTTCCCTCTCTTCAAAACCCTCTTCCAACCTCAGAAACCAGCAACCCTCTTCTTCTACAACCTTCTCTGCCAACAATTCCTCCTCAAACCCTACCGAAAAAGAATACGTCACCGAATTCGACCCTTCAAAAGCCCCTTCATCTTCCACTAAACAAACACTCATAATCCCTCCAAAACAAAACGAATGGCGCCCCATCAAACGGATGAAAAATCTCGACTTACCAGATTCAACGGCCACAGATCAACCACTCCAATTCGAAATTGACAACGGCGGCGCTACTGCCGAACCAACTGTAGATGGTATCTCTTACGGCCTCAATGTTCGCCAATCCGaaaaccctaaccctaacccGAATGCGAATTCGAAGCAGTTGATTGATCCGATGTTGCGTCAGTTTAAGGAGGATTTGAAGAGGTTGCCTGATCATAATGGGATTGATGAGTATACTGATATGCCTGTTGAGGGATATGGTGCTGCTTTGCTGAAGGGTTATGGTTGGGTTGAAGGTAGAGGGATTGGTAGGAACGCCAAAGAGGATGTTAAAGTTGTTGAGTATAAAAAATGGTCAGCTAAAGAAGGGATTGGTTTCGTACCTGAAGTACCGAAAAAAAAGGGCGAAAAATGTAGTGTTAAAGTAGATAATGTTGAGAAGAAAGATCGAGAAAATGGATCGACAGGGTTATATGTAGGGAAAGAAGTGAGGGTAGTGAGAGGAAAAGAAATGGGGTTGAAAGGGGTTGTTTTGGAGGTGAAAAGTGGTGGGGATGTGGTGGTTTTGAAAGTTGCGAAACGAGATGATGAGGTGAAAGTTAAGGTTCGGGATGTGGCGGATTTGGGTTCGGTGGAGGAGGAGAGGTGTTTGAagaagttgaaagaattgaagattaGAGAAGAAAAGAGTGATCTTGATGAAAGGAGAAGTAGAGACGAGGGGACGAtagagaggaaaaaggaaagtaaaaGAAGTAGagatgaaaggagtgatgataaGGTGTCTTGGCTTGCTAGTCATATTAGAGTTAGGATTATAAGTAAGGATTTAAAAAGGGGAAGACTGTATTTAAAGAAAGGGGAAATTATGGATGTAGTTGGGCCGACTAGTGGTGATATATGTATGGATGAAACTAGGGAGTTGATACAAGGTGTGGATCAGGATTTGCTCGAGACGGCTCTTCCAAAGCGTGGTGGTCCCGTTCTTGTTCTGTATGGTAGGCACAAAGGTGTGTATGGTCACTTGGTTGAGAAGGATAGTGAGAATGAGACTGGAATTGTCCGAGATGGTGATACGAAGGAGTTACTCAAAGTAAGACTGGAACAAATTGCTGAGTATCTTGGAGATCCGAGCTATATTGGTTATTGA